A section of the Osmia lignaria lignaria isolate PbOS001 chromosome 16, iyOsmLign1, whole genome shotgun sequence genome encodes:
- the LOC117600977 gene encoding dynein axonemal intermediate chain 7 homolog, translated as MKKKKGEKGSPKAKGKSEKTERTPTDVEEPEIKDRMIKDMREEIRLEEYNEKEKPRLETEEAAIRLKQLEQTARVLSSHRKAYAEYERILEQQERWARYMTCDGLPDPGSLSETNAFVYLWSLEEEEATMDTVEERCRVITRLLSKLEEIAGFSSAVTEKYEAEYKEIASELRRRLQRWIDFACYHLLRNIEANMIREDTKTTRYVRATNNAVCCFWAPIILPVGLKRPITAKEQKSIEIRFAEMDATIKLPVDVDCHRMAIRGLWLTYDHYSMETRSYRIPQLPDRLLELWGSFPDLVEFERKELEEKLRIWEEQAEGRRLRLEEKQAILERIVNPPPVAPVKRGNKRGRKKTPRSPGKDQAMSPASLLPLKTELLPYLPTANEIIREREDDARLEVRKLLFTRCETTEVNLRKYRILGGVFRVDLLYQPPQPKDLGKETYLTSLELPKEPKFVAFSRRYETPQPAPDSERTPEVIEAEMKALEAAMEALVLITLRLPSSILWFEPPLIAQWIPEKEIWSTKHVHDVKFNEEQQTIAFRSGRLGVHGLAAYKFSNLPFQSWEMKPESGKSGRDYGGVVLGITAATVQAEFVIREDRVCLNSLTGHANNPLKGILGEYDELERLIERLQQLGCDLFPDRDAVAYLTGINTKHPAAENHLRQCMAILSTTYTFAWSRWNATRDFRQIVLQFKEMHGCVAKELTNQTLLVTPSRTMRVRCTEVSPEFSDLPYDDQSTGEYYADLYQLALNTAGIKTRLSMKRISYKLVSTVVRLLERTNVIGMSS; from the exons atgaagaaaaaaaagggcgAGAAAGGTTCGCCAAAGGCGAAAGGAAAGTCCGAGAAAACCGAGAGAACTCCGACGGACGTCGAAGAACCTGAAATCAA GGATCGGATGATAAAGGATATGCGAGAGGAGATACGGTTGGAAGAGTACAACGAGAAAGAGAAACCGCGTTTGGAGACGGAGGAAGCGGCGATTCGACTGAAGCAGCTGGAGCAAACTGCCCGTGTCCTCTCGTCGCACCGCAAGGCGTACGCGGAGTACGAGCGGATCCTCGAACAGCAGGAACGC TGGGCCCGTTACATGACTTGCGACGGTCTACCGGATCCCGGATCCTTGTCCGAGACCAACGCCTTCGTCTACCTTTGGTCGTTGGAGGAAGAAGAGGCGACCATGGACACTGTGGAAGAAAGGTGTCGAGTAATAACCCGC CTGTTGAGTAAGCTGGAGGAGATCGCTGGGTTTTCCAGCGCAGTTACGGAGAAGTACGAAGCGGAATACAAAGAG ATCGCGAGCGAACTGCGAAGGAGGCTACAAAGGTGGATAGATTTCGCTTGCTATCATCTGCTCCGTAACATCGAAGCGAACATGATAAGAGAGGACACGAAGACGACCAGATACGTCCGCGCGACGAACAACGCGGTGTGCTGTTTCTGGGCACCGATCATCTTGCCTGTTGGACTGAAACGGCCCATCACGGCCAAAGAACA GAAGTCGATCGAGATACGGTTCGCGGAGATGGACGCGACGATCAAGCTTCCGGTGGACGTCGATTGCCACCGCATGGCGATCAGAGGACTCTGGCTAACTTACGATCATTATTCGATGGAAACGCGCTCTTATCGAATTCCTCAGCTCCCTGATCGCTTGCTGGAGCTATGGGGTAGTTTCCCTG ACCTCGTCGAGTTCGAGAGAAAGGAACTCGAAGAGAAGCTTCGTATATGGGAAGAGCAAGCGGAAGGGCGACGCTTGCGGCTGGAGGAGAAACAAGCGATCCTAGAGCGGATAGTCAATCCGCCGCCGGTTGCACCAGTTAAACGGGGTAATAAACGGGGAAGAAAAAAAACGCCTCGATCCCCTGGCAAGGATCAGGCGATGTCACCGGCCTCGTTGTTGCCTTTGAAAACGGAACTGTTACCTTACTTGCCCACCGCGAACGAAATCATTCGTGAGAGGGAAG aCGACGCCAGATTGGAAGTTAGAAAATTATTGTTCACTCGATGCGAGACGACCGAAGTGAACTTGCGAAAATACAGAATTCTCGGCGGAGTGTTTCGCGTGGATCTTCTTTATCAACCGCCGCAACCGAAGGACCTCGGGAAAGAAACTTATCTAACATCTC TCGAGTTGCCGAAGGAGCCCAAGTTCGTCGCGTTCTCCAGACGATACGAGACCCCGCAGCCGGCTCCTGACTCGGAGAGGACACCGGAAGTAATCGAGGCAGAAATGAAAGCGCTGGAAGCAGCGATGGAGGCGCTGGTTTTGATCACACTTAG ATTACCCAGTTCGATTCTCTGGTTCGAACCACCGTTGATCGCCCAGTGGATACCGGAAAAGGAAATCTGGTCAACGAAGCACGTTCACGACGTGAAATTCAACGAGGAGCAACAGACGATCGCGTTTAGGAGCGGAAGGTTGGGCGTTCACGGGTTGGCCGCctataaattttctaatcttcCCTTTCAGAGCTGGGAAATGAAACCGGAATCAGGAAAGAGCGGCCGCGATTACGGCGGGGTGGTGCTTGGAATAACCGCGGCCACTGTACAGGCCGAATTCGTGATCAGG GAAGATCGAGTCTGTTTAAACTCGCTGACCGGCCACGCGAATAATCCTCTGAAAGGAATCCTCGGTGAATACGACGAGTTAGAACGGCTGATCGAG CGACTGCAACAACTCGGATGCGATCTTTTCCCGGATCGAGACGCGGTTGCTTATCTAACGGGAATCAATACGAAACATCCGGCCGCGGAGAACCATCTGCGGCAATGTATGGCGATTCTTTCCACCACGTATACCTTCGCCTGGTCACGATGGAACGCGACTCGTGATTTTCGACAGATAGTTTTGCAGTTCAAGGAGATGCACGGTTGCGTGGCTAAAGAG cttACCAATCAGACGCTTTTGGTAACGCCATCGCGAACCATGCGCGTCCGTTGCACCGAGGTCAGTCCCGAGTTTTCCGACTTACCGTACGACGACCAAAGCACCGGCGAG TATTACGCCGACCTGTATCAGCTGGCATTGAACACGGCGGGTATCAAGACCCGGCTTTCGATGAAAAGGATCTCTTATAAATTGGTATCGACCGTCGTTCGGCTCCTCGAACGTACCAACGTTATAGGCATGTCCTCATGA
- the LOC117600985 gene encoding putative fatty acyl-CoA reductase CG5065, which yields MFTSSAKDKKSRDLEKSSIAAFYAGRSIFVTGATGFLGKVLIEKLLRSCPDVREIFMLMRPKNGLSIDDRLRKMLQLPLFDKLREEKPSSFEKLIPVLGDTSQEGLGLPTIERRVITDRVSIIFHVAANVRFDENLKKDIISNTRSTRDVCILAGSMKNLVALLHVSSAFAQADKPVVDEVVYPPITNWRDTVKMVETLDEQTLRIFSSKYLGSMPNTYTFSKRLAEQVIDDYSKDLPCVIFRPSIVVSTLEDPMSGWLDNFNGPVGMLIGGGKGLLRVICVDPTASSDYLPVDVAIKAMLTCAWKRGLQTITKDPSVHVYNCTSYQVRRIVIQELVSMGLRINEKIPLEGTIWYPRTHLTSNRFIHYVMTLLVHLLPALVIDGALKLSGRKPMLFKIQKKIYSGVVQLDHFLHNEWTFLNSKMLDILSKEVPPAEREIFGFNFDNFKMEQFFENCLIGAKRYLLHEDLNRIEEAKQHYNRMMFIDRIFNACMVILITWLVFKTGLFSYIAESIGRLFDGSFLEE from the exons ATGTTT ACAAGCAGCGCTAAAGATAAAAAGTCGAGAGACCTCGAAAAATCTTCGATAGCCGCGTTTTACGCGGGGAGAAGCATCTTCGTTACCGGCGCTACCGGTTTCTTGGGTAAGGTGTTGATTGAGAAGCTGCTCAGATCCTGTCCCGATGTGCGTGAGATATTTATGCTGATGCGTCCGAAGAATGGACTCTCCATTGATGATAGACTGAGAAAGATGCTTCAATTGCCC cTGTTTGATAAATTACGGGAGGAGAAACCATCTAGCTTCGAGAAACTGATCCCTGTACTTGGCGATACTAGCCAAGAAGGGTTGGGTTTGCCCACGATCGAACGCCGGGTGATAACCGATCGAGTTTCCATCATTTTCCACGTAGCCGCGAACGTTCGATTCGACGAGAACTTGAAGAAGGACATCATTTCGAACACTCGTTCAACGAGAGACGTCTGCATACTTGCGGGATCTATGAAAAATCTGGTT GCGCTGCTACACGTTAGCTCGGCGTTCGCCCAAGCGGACAAGCCGGTGGTCGACGAGGTTGTCTACCCTCCCATCACCAATTGGAGGGACACTGTTAAGATGGTGGAAACCCTGGATGAACAGACTCTCCGAATCTTCTCCTCCAA ATACCTGGGTTCGATGCCGAACACCTACACCTTCAGCAAGCGACTGGCGGAACAGGTGATCGACGACTACTCGAAGGACTTGCCCTGTGTGATCTTCCGGCCGTCGATAG TGGTGTCCACGTTGGAAGATCCCATGAGCGGCTGGTTGGATAACTTCAACGGACCCGTGGGGATGCTGATCGGTGGAGGAAAAGGACTATTGCGGGTGATCTGCGTCGATCCAACGGCGTCCAGCGACTATCTTCCGGTCGACGTGGCCATCAAGGCTATGTTGACTTGCGCCTGGAAACGGGGACTGCAAAC GATTACCAAAGATCCCAGCGTTCACGTGTACAACTGCACCTCCTATCAGGTCCGCCGGATCGTCATCCAAGAGTTGGTCTCGATGGGTCTGAGGATCAACGAAAAGATACCGTTGGAGGGAACAATTTGGTATCCCCGGACGCATCTAACATCGAATCGTTTCATCCATTACGTGATGACTTTGTTGGTTCATCTTCTGCCGGCTTTGGTGATCGACGGAGCGCTCAAGCTGTCGGGACGTAAACCGAT GCTGTTCAAGATCCAAAAGAAAATCTACTCGGGCGTGGTGCAACTCGATCATTTCCTTCACAACGAATGGACCTTCCTTAACTCCAAGATGCTGGACATTTTGTCGAAGGAAGTTCCGCCGGCGGAACGTGAGATCTTTGGCTTCAACTTTGATAATTTCAAAATGGAACAATTCTTCGA GAACTGCTTGATCGGGGCGAAGCGTTACCTCCTGCACGAGGACTTGAATCGAATAGAAGAGGCGAAACAACATTACAACAG GATGATGTTCATCGACCGGATATTCAACGCGTGCATGGTGATATTGATAACCTGGCTGGTGTTTAAAACCGGCCTCTTTTCGTACATTGCCGAATCGATCGGTCGTCTCTTCGACGGATCGTTTCTGGAGGAGTAA